Proteins co-encoded in one Candidatus Thorarchaeota archaeon genomic window:
- a CDS encoding leucine-rich repeat domain-containing protein, which produces SMSRFPPFNALRWFYVHHNQLEGLDLSALSSCASLEYLVLSNNRLRQLDLTPLIKCSEMRYLLLNDNELKMLDVSPLFHLYRLEAFSVDDETQLVAESRLRCIQDPPLPLASRLARIEWQ; this is translated from the coding sequence TGTCAATGTCTAGGTTTCCACCCTTCAATGCGTTGCGCTGGTTCTACGTCCATCATAATCAGCTAGAGGGACTCGATCTCTCGGCCCTGTCGTCCTGCGCAAGTCTAGAGTATCTGGTGTTGTCCAACAACAGGCTTCGGCAGTTGGATCTGACTCCACTCATCAAGTGCTCCGAGATGAGGTACTTGCTGCTGAATGACAACGAACTCAAGATGCTGGACGTGTCGCCACTCTTCCATCTCTACAGACTGGAGGCGTTCTCAGTGGATGATGAGACCCAGCTGGTGGCTGAATCACGGCTCAGATGCATTCAGGACCCGCCGCTACCTCTAGCCAGCCGGCTCGCTCGCATCGAGTGGCAGTGA
- a CDS encoding leucine-rich repeat domain-containing protein, with translation MEHLRLRVVFSNGETMSLQVSSTCVSLGGLGVREVDLSSMGDFSDLENVWLYNNRIDRLSLEPLSSAQMLRELSVARNQLKSLDLSPLSACVRLEVLDVSSNHLTELDLSPLSACRGLKVLKIGGNPLERIDLEPLADLRELRLLDMRGVGGGRTPLSVDLSPLFWCEQLEEMSVDDSVQLAADPSMRYSVWALMSEAHQTVSSHSERPDRPAARWLDSNTLRRIKWECYSERVHRLGLEEVIRRLRYILRHMPRILWFHTQKGMLEGLGLSCLSGCDCDPADLMPTDGDLSDFTVLVSEVKGRCLAQLRAQLIANGPTLFFRADELVLMRQFELASMLARRRSDEVMSLELPVFRDRVDVTALSLTEYGLSILDGLGLRTDTVSIEEFKLLRSALQEVGLEVRAREVPFAVDCMRSLVGPSASLARFVLTDRCHRLGPCICGSQGARSALREQMP, from the coding sequence ATGGAACATCTGCGGCTCAGAGTTGTGTTTTCCAACGGGGAGACCATGTCGCTGCAGGTGTCATCCACATGCGTGTCGCTGGGAGGTCTTGGAGTACGGGAGGTGGACCTATCGTCAATGGGCGACTTCTCCGACCTGGAGAACGTCTGGCTGTACAACAACCGCATTGACCGACTGTCACTAGAGCCTCTGTCAAGCGCCCAAATGCTCCGGGAGCTGTCGGTGGCACGGAATCAGTTGAAGTCACTGGACCTGTCCCCGCTCTCCGCCTGCGTTCGTCTTGAGGTCCTTGACGTGAGTTCGAACCACCTCACTGAGCTTGACCTGAGCCCGTTGTCAGCATGCCGAGGTCTGAAGGTTCTCAAGATAGGAGGCAACCCCCTTGAGAGAATAGACCTTGAGCCTCTCGCTGACCTCAGAGAGCTGAGACTGCTTGACATGCGAGGGGTTGGAGGCGGACGGACCCCCCTGAGCGTGGATCTCTCGCCTCTATTCTGGTGCGAGCAATTGGAAGAGATGTCCGTAGATGACTCGGTCCAACTTGCGGCTGACCCTTCGATGCGATACTCGGTCTGGGCACTGATGAGCGAGGCACACCAGACTGTGAGTTCGCATTCGGAGAGACCTGACCGGCCTGCTGCTAGGTGGCTGGATAGCAACACCCTGCGTCGTATCAAGTGGGAGTGCTACTCGGAGCGTGTCCATCGGTTGGGTCTTGAAGAGGTCATTCGCAGACTGAGGTACATCTTGCGTCATATGCCCCGCATACTGTGGTTCCACACACAGAAGGGAATGCTAGAGGGCCTTGGGTTGAGCTGTCTGTCAGGGTGCGACTGTGACCCCGCAGACCTCATGCCCACCGATGGCGACCTGAGCGACTTCACTGTGCTGGTGTCTGAGGTCAAGGGCCGTTGTCTTGCGCAGCTCCGTGCACAGCTGATTGCGAACGGCCCCACGTTGTTCTTTCGAGCAGATGAGCTGGTACTGATGAGGCAGTTCGAACTGGCGTCAATGCTTGCACGGCGGCGCTCGGATGAAGTGATGTCACTTGAACTGCCTGTATTCAGGGACCGTGTTGATGTGACAGCGCTCTCGCTCACAGAGTATGGTCTTTCGATTCTTGATGGGCTGGGTCTGCGTACCGATACGGTGTCAATTGAGGAGTTCAAGCTGCTACGTTCAGCGCTCCAAGAAGTGGGCCTTGAGGTGCGCGCAAGGGAGGTACCATTCGCTGTTGACTGCATGAGGTCACTGGTTGGTCCATCAGCAAGTCTTGCTCGGTTTGTGCTCACGGACAGATGCCACAGGCTTGGGCCGTGTATCTGTGGGTCCCAAGGCGCACGCTCCGCACTACGGGAGCAGATGCCATGA
- a CDS encoding MarR family transcriptional regulator yields MPIGSAMTSPDSVSARLTLKLAGILQDVRGEWIRRLDQYFNQIESLIAGEWFDTADLGGLMKESRLAAREALEGLSSDLCAQLVHESSGLIARYETERAQLVDRINLLTEDINHALCCDDDDIRRQNEVLRSIVRALPEFTLLRIIEDAQAMDLNTLFEVSQTKKTTVTRHLKSLQEGGYVRVDGKGRAKRVVFLSAPWSTQRCGSQQRTRSSIPQCETGLSP; encoded by the coding sequence ATGCCTATCGGTTCAGCTATGACTAGCCCGGATAGTGTCTCAGCAAGGCTCACTCTGAAGCTCGCGGGTATTCTTCAGGACGTGCGAGGCGAATGGATTCGCCGTCTGGATCAGTACTTCAACCAGATAGAATCGCTGATTGCGGGCGAGTGGTTTGACACAGCGGACCTAGGGGGTCTCATGAAAGAGTCCCGACTAGCAGCAAGAGAAGCACTTGAGGGGTTAAGCAGTGACCTGTGCGCTCAGCTGGTCCATGAGTCGAGCGGTCTGATAGCAAGATACGAGACTGAGAGAGCTCAGCTCGTAGACCGAATCAATCTGCTGACGGAAGACATCAACCACGCGCTCTGTTGCGATGATGATGACATCAGACGGCAGAATGAGGTGTTGAGAAGCATAGTGAGGGCACTCCCGGAGTTCACGCTTCTCCGCATCATCGAGGATGCGCAAGCAATGGACCTGAACACCCTATTCGAGGTGAGCCAGACAAAGAAGACAACTGTCACCCGCCATCTCAAATCGCTCCAGGAGGGCGGCTATGTCAGGGTGGATGGGAAGGGCAGAGCGAAGAGAGTCGTGTTCCTCTCTGCCCCCTGGAGCACTCAGCGTTGCGGCTCTCAGCAGAGGACGAGGTCAAGCATACCTCAATGCGAGACCGGTCTCTCCCCGTGA